Proteins encoded together in one Hydrogenispora ethanolica window:
- a CDS encoding xylulokinase, which translates to MEKRLLLGIDIGTSGCKLTVFDFDGRVLAGAAGTYPTAHPAPGWVEQDAEQWWTVVRRELRGLMTGAPVDPRAIAAIGIDGTSWACLPVDASGKPLRPALLWLDRRAEAQAAWLREQFGAAELSAVSGNPVDPAYITPKILWLKEREPQIYRQTRRFLQSNAYIGFKLTGAYSQDYSQGYGFHFFEIAKGDWSEELAEKMGISLEVLAPLVHCHEVIGTVTRSAAEETGLIPGIPVVAGGLDAACCTLGAGVIRPGQTQEQGGQAGGMSIQLERPLVHPRLILGYHVLPGQWLLQGGTVGGGGALRWFNEQLGGFEQELGRQLGRSSFEWMSEAAATVPPGADGLLFLPYMAGERSPLWNSKARGVFFGLSYDKTRAHLIRAVMEGVGYSLLHNLETAREAQATVEQLVSVGGSANSAVWTQIKADITGKVIRVPFSDHATTLGAALLAGVGTGVYPDFETAVGRTVRVQRTYTPDPARHAVYQEFYQLYRELYHQLVGCYDRLDAIVRSTADLMKEQNVSEGASS; encoded by the coding sequence ATGGAAAAGCGTTTGCTGTTGGGGATCGATATCGGAACTTCCGGCTGCAAGCTGACGGTCTTTGATTTTGACGGGCGGGTCCTCGCCGGAGCGGCCGGGACCTATCCCACCGCCCATCCGGCGCCCGGCTGGGTGGAACAGGATGCGGAACAGTGGTGGACCGTAGTCCGCCGGGAGCTGCGGGGCTTGATGACCGGGGCGCCGGTGGATCCCCGGGCGATCGCGGCCATCGGAATCGACGGCACCAGTTGGGCCTGTCTGCCGGTGGATGCGTCCGGCAAACCATTGCGTCCGGCCCTGCTCTGGCTGGACCGGCGCGCCGAGGCCCAGGCCGCCTGGTTGCGGGAGCAATTTGGCGCCGCCGAATTGAGCGCCGTCAGCGGCAATCCGGTGGACCCGGCCTATATCACTCCCAAAATCCTCTGGCTCAAGGAGCGGGAACCGCAGATCTACCGCCAAACCCGCCGGTTCCTGCAGAGCAACGCCTATATCGGTTTCAAGCTGACCGGAGCGTATTCCCAGGATTATTCGCAAGGCTACGGCTTCCATTTTTTTGAAATTGCCAAGGGCGATTGGAGTGAGGAACTGGCGGAAAAAATGGGCATCTCGCTGGAGGTGTTGGCGCCGCTGGTTCATTGTCACGAGGTGATTGGCACGGTGACCCGCAGCGCGGCGGAGGAGACCGGCCTGATCCCGGGAATTCCGGTGGTGGCCGGAGGTTTGGATGCGGCGTGCTGCACGCTGGGGGCAGGCGTGATCCGGCCCGGTCAGACCCAGGAGCAAGGCGGGCAGGCCGGCGGAATGAGCATTCAGCTGGAGCGTCCCCTGGTTCATCCCCGCCTGATCCTGGGCTATCATGTGTTACCCGGCCAATGGTTGCTGCAGGGCGGCACGGTGGGCGGCGGGGGCGCGCTGCGCTGGTTCAACGAGCAGTTGGGCGGTTTTGAGCAGGAGCTCGGCCGGCAGTTGGGGCGGAGTTCCTTCGAATGGATGAGCGAAGCGGCGGCGACGGTACCGCCGGGAGCGGACGGCCTGCTCTTTCTGCCGTATATGGCCGGCGAACGCTCGCCGCTTTGGAATAGCAAGGCGCGGGGCGTATTTTTCGGCCTTTCCTATGACAAGACCCGGGCTCACCTGATCCGCGCCGTCATGGAAGGGGTGGGTTATTCCCTGCTGCATAACCTGGAGACCGCCCGGGAAGCCCAGGCCACGGTCGAACAATTGGTCAGCGTCGGCGGTTCGGCTAACAGCGCCGTCTGGACCCAGATCAAAGCCGACATCACCGGCAAGGTGATCCGGGTGCCTTTCTCCGACCATGCCACCACCTTGGGCGCGGCCTTGCTGGCCGGGGTGGGAACCGGAGTGTACCCCGATTTTGAAACGGCGGTAGGGCGAACCGTGCGGGTACAGCGGACCTATACTCCGGATCCGGCGCGACACGCCGTATATCAAGAGTTTTATCAGCTTTATCGCGAGCTGTATCACCAGCTGGTCGGTTGTTATGACCGTTTGGACGCTATCGTC
- a CDS encoding LacI family DNA-binding transcriptional regulator gives MIQVAATIKDVARATGLSIATISKYLNGGNVLENNKKLIEEAIVKLDFKVNQMARGLKTSHTQTVGILIPNLENIFCTSIISNIENILLQEGYSTIICDFKEDAGLETEKFEFLITKMVDGIVLMPLFSTAARINEAVAKGVPVVLIDRLIKGADCDVVLVDNLNASYQAVEQLIVLGHKRIGIVVGPKSIYTAQERLKGYLRVHEDYNLEVKEELIQYGDYDVQSGYDRFNQLLAGENPPTAVFVTNYEMTLGAVIAMNERNLKLPEELSFIGFDNLELARVVKPALSVVVQPMAQIGEIAAQLLLKRLREDLAGFPAMYRLKSDLLLKESVRQFSD, from the coding sequence GTGATTCAAGTAGCTGCGACCATTAAAGATGTCGCCCGGGCCACCGGGCTTTCGATCGCTACGATCTCAAAGTATTTGAACGGCGGAAATGTGCTGGAAAACAACAAGAAGCTGATCGAGGAGGCCATTGTCAAGCTCGATTTCAAAGTGAATCAGATGGCGCGCGGCTTAAAGACCAGCCATACTCAGACGGTGGGGATTTTAATCCCCAACCTCGAAAATATCTTTTGCACCAGCATTATTTCGAATATCGAAAATATCCTGTTGCAAGAGGGCTATTCCACGATCATTTGCGATTTTAAGGAAGATGCCGGGCTCGAAACGGAGAAGTTCGAGTTTTTGATCACCAAAATGGTGGACGGGATCGTGCTGATGCCTTTATTCAGCACTGCGGCCCGGATTAACGAGGCCGTAGCCAAAGGGGTCCCCGTGGTGCTGATCGACCGCTTGATCAAGGGAGCTGACTGCGACGTGGTGCTGGTCGACAACCTCAACGCTTCGTATCAGGCGGTGGAGCAGCTCATCGTGCTGGGTCACAAGCGGATCGGGATCGTCGTCGGACCGAAGAGCATTTATACCGCGCAAGAACGTTTGAAGGGCTATCTCCGGGTCCATGAGGATTACAATCTGGAAGTGAAGGAAGAACTGATTCAATACGGCGACTATGATGTGCAGAGCGGCTACGATCGTTTCAACCAGCTGCTGGCGGGGGAAAACCCGCCCACGGCCGTCTTTGTCACCAATTACGAAATGACCCTGGGAGCGGTCATCGCCATGAACGAACGGAATCTGAAGCTTCCGGAGGAACTGTCCTTTATCGGTTTCGACAATCTGGAATTGGCCAGGGTCGTCAAACCCGCGCTCTCGGTGGTGGTCCAACCGATGGCGCAGATCGGCGAGATCGCGGCGCAGCTTCTGTTGAAACGGCTCAGAGAGGATCTGGCGGGCTTTCCTGCCATGTACCGGTTGAAGTCCGATCTGCTCTTGAAAGAGTCGGTCCGGCAATTCAGCGACTAA
- a CDS encoding ABC transporter substrate-binding protein, which yields MNGKKRCLLPLLLAGVLFSCTVTFSAAKKIPTILVCPKTLDNSFWGNVRAGAMTAGKEYGASVIWKGPTVETDIAGQLAIMEDFVNKRVDAIALAATDVKALYAPVKKALNAKIPVVSFDSGLDPDPTLCLIATDNYKGAFEAGEALARLIGQKGKIACIPLISGASTSILREKGFNAAIARYPGIRLVAVQYSESDVAKGMAVAENILTANPDLDGIFAANEPGAMGAAQAVKARGLSGKVKLVAFDASPMEIEMLQNGTIQALIVQNPYNMGYLAVKTCIEALNGKKVPKRIDTGVAVVTMDNFYEPKIQQLLYPAGNSGK from the coding sequence TTGAACGGAAAAAAACGCTGCCTGCTACCGTTGCTCTTGGCCGGAGTATTATTTTCCTGCACCGTAACCTTCTCGGCCGCCAAAAAGATCCCGACGATATTGGTCTGCCCCAAAACCTTGGATAATTCCTTTTGGGGGAATGTCCGCGCCGGAGCCATGACCGCCGGAAAAGAATACGGCGCGAGCGTGATTTGGAAAGGGCCGACCGTGGAGACGGATATCGCGGGGCAGTTGGCGATCATGGAGGATTTTGTGAACAAGCGGGTGGATGCCATCGCTTTGGCGGCCACCGATGTCAAGGCTTTATACGCGCCGGTGAAGAAAGCCCTGAACGCCAAGATCCCGGTCGTCTCGTTTGACTCGGGCCTGGACCCCGATCCGACGTTGTGCCTGATCGCCACCGATAATTATAAAGGGGCCTTTGAGGCCGGGGAAGCGTTGGCGAGGCTGATCGGACAGAAAGGCAAGATTGCCTGTATTCCGCTGATCTCGGGTGCTTCCACCTCCATTTTGCGGGAGAAGGGGTTCAATGCGGCGATCGCCAGATACCCCGGGATCCGGTTGGTGGCGGTGCAATATTCCGAAAGCGACGTGGCCAAGGGAATGGCCGTTGCCGAAAATATTTTGACGGCCAATCCCGATCTGGACGGTATTTTCGCCGCCAATGAGCCGGGCGCCATGGGAGCCGCGCAGGCCGTCAAGGCGCGCGGCTTGAGCGGCAAGGTGAAATTAGTGGCGTTCGACGCGTCGCCGATGGAGATCGAGATGCTGCAGAACGGCACCATCCAAGCGTTGATTGTCCAAAATCCCTATAACATGGGGTATCTGGCGGTCAAAACCTGCATCGAAGCGTTGAATGGCAAAAAGGTCCCCAAGCGGATCGATACCGGCGTTGCGGTGGTAACCATGGACAATTTTTATGAACCCAAGATTCAACAGCTTTTGTATCCGGCGGGAAATAGCGGCAAGTAA
- a CDS encoding ABC transporter permease translates to MAVKEEPSRSAPFSVWQNLKQLAPFLILLAMGSILTVLSPYFLTVDNLLAIGVQMAVIGIMVIGEMIVLIASGIDFSVGSVLALGGVISSVLLVKGVPEPLCILAGVLASASCGFVNGFLISKGKLPPFIATLGMMGVARGLALVISDGGVIFGFPKSFSWWGMGTIFGRLPVPIFLMAIVAFIGYLVLRYTRFGRLSYAIGSNMEATRLSGIQVDNYLMGYYTLSGLLAGFAGVVLSSRLNTGQPTAGSGYELDVIAACVMGGVSLRGGVGTVLGAIIGGLIMGLLRNGSNLLNISAFWQQVLVGVVIIGAVFWDQYRQRRPNSKNPTF, encoded by the coding sequence TTGGCAGTCAAAGAAGAACCCAGTCGCTCCGCTCCATTTTCGGTTTGGCAAAATCTGAAGCAGTTGGCGCCATTTTTGATCTTATTGGCGATGGGAAGCATTTTGACCGTACTGTCGCCCTATTTCTTAACAGTCGACAACCTGCTGGCCATCGGGGTGCAGATGGCGGTCATCGGAATTATGGTCATCGGCGAAATGATCGTCCTCATCGCTTCGGGAATCGATTTTTCGGTCGGCTCGGTCCTGGCCTTGGGAGGCGTGATCAGTTCGGTCTTGCTGGTGAAAGGGGTTCCGGAACCGCTGTGTATCCTGGCCGGCGTTCTAGCCAGCGCGTCCTGCGGATTTGTCAATGGTTTCTTGATCAGCAAAGGGAAGCTGCCGCCGTTCATCGCCACGCTGGGAATGATGGGAGTGGCCCGGGGCTTGGCCCTGGTCATTAGCGACGGCGGGGTCATCTTCGGTTTTCCCAAATCGTTCAGCTGGTGGGGGATGGGAACCATTTTCGGCAGATTGCCGGTCCCCATCTTTTTAATGGCGATCGTCGCCTTCATCGGCTATCTGGTGTTGCGCTATACCCGCTTTGGCCGGCTCAGTTACGCCATTGGCAGCAATATGGAGGCGACCCGCCTATCCGGGATTCAGGTCGACAATTACTTGATGGGCTATTACACGCTCTCCGGATTATTGGCCGGTTTTGCCGGAGTCGTCCTTTCTTCCCGCTTGAATACCGGCCAACCCACCGCCGGCTCCGGCTACGAGCTCGATGTGATCGCCGCCTGCGTGATGGGCGGGGTTTCGTTGCGGGGAGGCGTGGGAACCGTCCTGGGAGCCATCATCGGCGGTTTGATTATGGGCTTGTTGCGGAATGGCTCCAATCTGTTGAACATCTCGGCATTCTGGCAGCAAGTGCTGGTCGGCGTAGTGATCATCGGCGCGGTCTTTTGGGACCAGTACCGTCAACGCCGTCCCAACAGCAAAAATCCGACCTTTTAA
- a CDS encoding ABC transporter substrate-binding protein: MLKGKSFIIVMALLFALTLVAGGVLAAAEDIAVIVKTNSSSYWQVVNKGAQAAAKELGIKITYDGPAAETDINGQVSMVENAINRQVKGIVLAPCDPKGLVKVAERAKAQKIALIGIDSALDTRCDSFLTTNNVAAGKKAAQELIKRAGTTGKVALMLYVAGAGSCVDRAKGFTDEIKARTKMTIVGPYYSESDSAKALNQMTDVLASNPDLKAVFAANEPTAIGVAKAIDESGKAGKLVAIGFDGAPILQQYVEKGVLQGIMVQSPYNMGYLGVKAAWDKMKGKKIKAFIDTGVFGVTTQNIKTDEAQKALGNK, translated from the coding sequence ATGTTGAAAGGCAAGAGTTTCATTATCGTGATGGCGCTCCTTTTCGCGCTGACCCTGGTGGCCGGCGGCGTTTTAGCCGCTGCGGAAGACATCGCCGTGATTGTGAAGACCAATAGCTCATCCTATTGGCAGGTGGTGAATAAAGGGGCGCAAGCCGCTGCTAAAGAATTGGGCATCAAGATCACCTATGACGGGCCGGCCGCCGAAACCGACATTAACGGCCAGGTCTCCATGGTGGAAAACGCCATCAACCGCCAGGTGAAAGGGATTGTCCTCGCGCCCTGCGATCCGAAGGGTCTGGTCAAAGTGGCCGAGCGGGCCAAGGCGCAGAAGATTGCGCTCATCGGCATCGATTCCGCGCTCGACACCCGATGCGATTCCTTCTTGACCACCAATAACGTGGCCGCCGGCAAAAAAGCCGCTCAGGAATTGATCAAACGCGCCGGAACCACCGGAAAAGTCGCCCTGATGCTCTATGTCGCCGGCGCCGGCAGCTGCGTCGACCGGGCCAAAGGATTTACCGATGAGATCAAAGCCAGGACCAAGATGACCATCGTCGGGCCGTACTATTCCGAATCCGATTCGGCCAAAGCCCTGAACCAGATGACCGACGTTTTGGCATCCAACCCCGACTTGAAAGCGGTTTTCGCCGCCAATGAGCCGACCGCCATCGGCGTCGCCAAGGCGATCGACGAATCCGGAAAAGCCGGCAAACTGGTGGCCATCGGTTTTGACGGCGCTCCGATCCTGCAACAATATGTCGAAAAAGGCGTGCTCCAGGGAATCATGGTGCAAAGCCCCTACAACATGGGTTATCTCGGCGTCAAGGCGGCTTGGGATAAGATGAAAGGCAAGAAGATCAAAGCGTTCATCGATACGGGAGTTTTCGGTGTAACCACCCAAAACATCAAGACGGACGAAGCGCAAAAAGCGTTGGGCAATAAGTAA
- a CDS encoding ABC transporter permease, which produces MSSTIVTKTNSQKIALNQSVVEKFAAFAALILMLIIFSLICPPFRTVNNWVTIALQTSIIAFIGIGVTFVIITAGIDLGIGSVLALASVVTGLAMNAGYPSPLAILFGLIVGLLCGLFNGFVITRLKLPPFIATLGTMMIARGAALYITNAAPISVSEPLFDLLGGRIPGTQIPVPVLLMIVVALIFGFILRQTRLGRYAYAIGSNEEAARLSGLNINRTKYMLYAISGLLSAVAGIVLASRLSTAQATAGVSYELDAIASAVIGGTSLNGGTGTITGTMIGAFIIGVLRNGLNMMGVSSFIQQITIGGVIILAVYIDQLRNKKA; this is translated from the coding sequence ATGAGTTCGACTATCGTTACCAAAACCAACTCGCAAAAAATCGCCTTAAATCAGAGCGTCGTGGAGAAGTTCGCCGCATTCGCCGCGCTCATCCTGATGCTGATCATCTTTTCGCTGATCTGCCCGCCGTTTCGAACGGTAAACAACTGGGTCACTATCGCCTTGCAGACCAGCATCATCGCTTTCATCGGCATCGGAGTCACTTTCGTCATTATCACCGCCGGCATCGATCTGGGAATCGGATCGGTCTTGGCCCTGGCCAGCGTGGTAACGGGATTGGCCATGAACGCGGGCTACCCCTCGCCGCTGGCGATACTGTTCGGGCTGATCGTCGGTTTATTGTGCGGCTTATTTAACGGGTTCGTGATCACCCGGCTCAAACTGCCGCCCTTCATCGCCACGCTGGGGACCATGATGATCGCCCGCGGCGCGGCGTTATATATCACCAACGCCGCACCGATCTCGGTTTCGGAACCGCTCTTTGATCTGTTGGGCGGGAGAATCCCGGGGACCCAGATCCCCGTGCCGGTGTTGCTGATGATCGTGGTGGCCCTGATCTTCGGTTTCATATTGCGCCAAACCCGGCTGGGACGCTATGCCTACGCCATCGGTTCCAATGAAGAAGCGGCCCGCCTGTCGGGCCTGAACATCAATCGCACCAAATACATGCTGTATGCTATCTCCGGCCTCTTATCGGCGGTGGCCGGCATCGTGCTCGCTTCGCGCCTCTCGACCGCGCAAGCCACGGCCGGTGTCTCCTATGAGTTGGATGCCATTGCCTCGGCTGTCATCGGCGGCACCAGTCTGAACGGCGGGACCGGTACCATCACCGGGACCATGATCGGCGCCTTCATCATCGGCGTGCTGCGCAATGGGCTGAATATGATGGGAGTCTCCTCGTTCATCCAACAAATTACGATAGGAGGTGTGATCATCCTCGCGGTCTACATTGACCAACTGCGGAACAAGAAAGCCTAA
- a CDS encoding sugar ABC transporter ATP-binding protein: MSELLLKMENIRKTFPGVIALDNVNMDLCRGEVHAIVGENGAGKSTLMKILSGIYQPDKGSLLYKGSPVTLGGPNDAQNRGICIIHQELNLAPHLTVAQNIFLGREPLLYGRVLDERRLNRMAAAILEQLHLDIKPTTIVSELGVSKQQMVEIAKALSVKSEVLIMDEPTSALSEAEIAELFQTIHRLKQEGVGIFYISHRLEELQQIVDRISVLRDGHFIGTWEYGQLTLDEIIAKMVGRPLHDKFPQRQLEIGETIFEVKNITRKGILKNISFQLRKGEVLGIAGLMGAGRTELARAIFGADPKDGGQILLEGRELSVTNPVAAIKEGIAYLSEDRKRDGLALKLQVDENITLANVPLVSNACGVLSRQKEQEIAAKFVNDLHIKTPSLTQLAVNLSGGNQQKIVIAKWLCRNSKVIIFDEPTRGIDVGAKYEVYELINALAAQGVGIIMISSELPEILGMSDRIIVLHEGRITGQLNRSEACQERILNLATGLENQNKEGMGA; encoded by the coding sequence ATGAGTGAATTGCTTTTAAAAATGGAGAATATCCGCAAGACCTTTCCCGGGGTCATTGCCTTGGACAATGTGAACATGGACCTCTGTCGCGGCGAGGTGCATGCGATCGTCGGCGAGAATGGAGCCGGCAAATCGACCCTGATGAAGATCTTGAGCGGGATCTACCAGCCCGATAAAGGGTCCTTGTTGTATAAAGGGTCCCCCGTTACCCTGGGCGGGCCCAATGACGCTCAAAACCGGGGCATCTGCATCATTCATCAGGAACTGAACCTGGCGCCCCATTTGACGGTGGCCCAAAATATCTTTCTCGGCCGGGAACCGCTGCTCTACGGGCGGGTGCTGGACGAACGGCGCTTGAACCGCATGGCCGCCGCCATCCTGGAGCAGCTGCATCTGGATATTAAACCGACGACCATCGTGAGTGAGCTGGGCGTATCCAAGCAACAGATGGTGGAGATCGCCAAAGCGCTGTCGGTAAAGTCCGAGGTGCTGATCATGGATGAACCGACTTCCGCGTTGAGCGAGGCGGAGATCGCCGAACTCTTCCAGACCATTCACCGGTTGAAACAAGAGGGCGTCGGCATCTTTTATATCTCGCACCGCCTGGAGGAGTTGCAACAGATCGTCGACCGGATCAGCGTGTTGCGGGATGGACATTTTATCGGGACTTGGGAGTACGGGCAGTTAACCCTGGACGAGATCATCGCCAAAATGGTCGGCCGCCCGCTGCATGACAAATTCCCGCAACGGCAGCTCGAGATCGGGGAGACCATTTTTGAAGTCAAAAATATAACCCGCAAGGGCATCTTGAAAAATATCTCGTTTCAACTGCGCAAAGGCGAAGTGTTGGGGATCGCGGGCCTGATGGGCGCCGGCCGGACCGAATTGGCCCGGGCGATCTTTGGCGCCGATCCCAAAGATGGCGGCCAGATCCTGCTCGAAGGGAGAGAGCTTTCCGTCACCAACCCCGTCGCGGCCATCAAGGAAGGCATCGCTTATCTTTCCGAGGACCGCAAGCGGGATGGCCTGGCCCTGAAATTGCAGGTGGACGAGAATATCACGCTGGCCAATGTCCCCTTGGTCTCCAATGCCTGCGGCGTTTTGTCCCGGCAGAAAGAGCAGGAGATCGCCGCCAAGTTCGTCAACGACCTGCATATCAAGACGCCCAGCCTCACCCAGCTGGCGGTCAATCTCAGCGGCGGCAATCAGCAGAAGATCGTCATCGCCAAATGGCTCTGCCGCAACTCCAAAGTGATTATCTTCGACGAACCGACCCGCGGGATCGATGTCGGAGCCAAATATGAAGTCTATGAGTTGATCAACGCTTTGGCCGCCCAGGGGGTGGGGATCATCATGATCTCCTCGGAACTGCCGGAGATTCTGGGGATGAGCGACCGGATCATCGTTTTGCATGAAGGCAGGATCACCGGCCAGCTGAATCGCTCCGAAGCCTGCCAGGAGCGGATTTTGAATCTGGCGACCGGTCTGGAAAATCAAAACAAAGAAGGTATGGGAGCATGA
- a CDS encoding ANTAR domain-containing response regulator has product MKDLRIVVAEDETLVALSIIAQLKELGYQVVGDATDGGEAVELCEALRPDLVVMDISMPRVNGIQAAEIIKEKWLIPVVIVSGYSDENLIREAAAAGVFSYLIKPVTKQNLAPAIEVALRNHAAYCEAREESSRLREQLEERKLIERAKGILMEKQHLTEAEAMKKLQKLSNARNVKLAQLAREVIAANQLLS; this is encoded by the coding sequence ATGAAGGACTTACGGATTGTGGTCGCCGAGGATGAAACGCTGGTCGCCTTGAGTATCATCGCCCAACTGAAAGAACTCGGCTATCAGGTGGTGGGGGATGCCACCGACGGCGGCGAGGCAGTCGAACTCTGCGAGGCCCTGCGGCCGGACCTGGTGGTGATGGATATCAGCATGCCCAGAGTAAACGGGATTCAAGCCGCGGAGATTATCAAAGAAAAGTGGCTGATCCCGGTGGTCATTGTCAGCGGCTATTCGGATGAGAACCTGATCCGGGAAGCCGCCGCCGCCGGCGTGTTCAGTTACTTGATCAAGCCGGTGACCAAGCAGAATCTGGCCCCCGCCATTGAGGTCGCGTTGCGGAATCATGCCGCGTATTGCGAGGCCCGCGAAGAGTCCAGCCGGCTCCGGGAGCAGTTGGAGGAGCGGAAGCTGATCGAACGCGCCAAGGGGATCCTGATGGAAAAGCAACACTTGACCGAGGCCGAGGCCATGAAGAAGCTCCAAAAACTCAGCAACGCCCGGAATGTGAAACTGGCCCAGCTGGCCAGGGAGGTTATCGCTGCCAATCAGCTGTTGTCATGA
- a CDS encoding ATP-binding cassette domain-containing protein, with protein sequence MFGMENGRLLEKADTLLAIKNLRINGVSKDYCSINLDLNRGRIHAIMGESGAGKTGLAHILAGMRRCDQGAIEMNGQPIEIRNPRQPFALGIGVLFQNTQLSFIPHLTVKEYLYLWADTLIVSGKRLADQAARLLRDYEIRIDPHALVSDLSQEECRLLALMKLLARDPAVVVLDEPTSDLSEIKKQHFFRIIRRFAEKGSGVLYLSNKLDEILQIGDEVTILKDGGTVAHFPIDYAKKHPETILGLYFGREVPGYSSDDEFKEVMDTILHTTELLTSEYELQDLLNLLAEKIAEISKADGCNILLLDEFSANVVECFRHLPPGMAAVELKEAVVRAVINDGKPLIVNHVAEAEMAHYFQQASDVKAMICVPIRMRTKINGAIEVFYSQPKNFTPEEIELLMTFATQVAIAIENTRLLGRSTLLKEAHHRIKNNLQSIISLLILQLETDHQKSLPAIVWQIIDRIKTIASVHEILSQDERGIGLINFQNLLKLIHANFQEKDRLNRIKVRIQADDLYVSYRTATSLGLVVNELLANCFEHAFPDGRNGTVMLRLEHDENRVYLQVKDDGVGCAGPGPNSSDSLGLTLVKTLVHRDLRGTIEISSSPGTKVSVVFPKQQINY encoded by the coding sequence ATGTTCGGAATGGAGAACGGTCGCCTTTTGGAGAAGGCCGACACCTTGCTGGCCATCAAGAATCTGCGGATCAATGGCGTCAGCAAAGATTATTGCAGTATCAACCTGGATCTCAACCGGGGCCGGATCCACGCCATCATGGGCGAGTCGGGCGCGGGGAAAACCGGCTTGGCACACATTCTGGCCGGGATGCGCCGTTGCGATCAAGGGGCGATCGAGATGAACGGCCAGCCCATTGAGATCAGAAATCCGCGCCAGCCGTTCGCGTTGGGCATCGGCGTGCTGTTTCAGAATACCCAACTCAGCTTCATTCCTCATTTGACGGTCAAGGAGTATTTATATCTCTGGGCCGACACCCTGATCGTCTCCGGCAAGCGGTTGGCCGACCAGGCTGCGCGGCTGCTGCGGGATTATGAGATCCGCATCGATCCCCACGCTTTGGTGAGCGACCTCAGCCAGGAGGAATGCCGGCTGTTGGCCCTGATGAAACTGCTGGCCCGCGATCCCGCCGTCGTGGTATTGGATGAGCCCACCTCCGACCTGAGCGAGATCAAGAAACAGCATTTTTTCCGGATCATCCGCCGGTTCGCCGAGAAAGGCAGCGGCGTGCTGTATCTCTCCAATAAACTGGATGAGATCCTGCAGATCGGAGATGAGGTCACCATCCTGAAAGATGGCGGGACGGTCGCTCATTTCCCCATCGATTATGCGAAGAAGCACCCCGAAACCATTCTCGGCCTGTATTTCGGGCGGGAAGTGCCGGGCTATTCCAGTGACGACGAGTTTAAAGAGGTCATGGACACCATCTTGCATACCACCGAGCTGTTGACCTCCGAATATGAGCTGCAGGATCTGCTCAACCTGCTGGCGGAGAAGATCGCCGAAATCTCCAAGGCCGACGGCTGCAATATTTTGCTGCTGGACGAATTCTCCGCCAACGTGGTGGAATGCTTCCGCCATCTGCCGCCGGGAATGGCCGCGGTGGAACTGAAAGAAGCAGTGGTCCGCGCGGTCATCAACGATGGCAAGCCGCTGATCGTCAACCACGTTGCCGAAGCGGAGATGGCCCATTATTTTCAACAAGCCAGTGATGTCAAAGCCATGATCTGCGTGCCGATCCGGATGCGCACCAAGATCAACGGGGCCATCGAGGTCTTTTACTCCCAGCCCAAGAACTTCACCCCCGAAGAGATCGAGCTGTTGATGACCTTCGCCACCCAGGTGGCGATCGCCATCGAAAACACCCGGCTTTTGGGGCGTTCGACGCTGCTCAAGGAAGCGCACCATCGCATCAAAAACAATCTCCAGTCCATTATCAGCCTGCTCATCCTGCAGTTGGAGACGGATCATCAGAAGAGCCTGCCCGCCATCGTCTGGCAGATCATTGACCGCATCAAGACTATTGCCAGCGTCCATGAGATCCTCTCCCAGGATGAGCGGGGCATCGGGTTGATTAACTTTCAGAATCTGCTCAAGCTGATTCACGCCAATTTTCAGGAGAAGGACCGCCTGAACCGGATCAAAGTCCGGATCCAGGCGGACGATCTGTACGTCTCTTACCGGACCGCCACTTCGTTGGGGCTGGTGGTCAACGAATTATTGGCCAACTGTTTTGAACACGCCTTTCCCGACGGCAGGAACGGCACAGTCATGCTCCGCCTGGAGCATGATGAGAACCGGGTTTACCTTCAAGTGAAGGATGACGGGGTCGGCTGCGCCGGTCCCGGTCCCAATTCGAGCGATTCTTTGGGGTTGACCTTGGTAAAGACACTGGTTCACCGCGATTTGCGGGGAACGATCGAGATCTCAAGCAGCCCGGGGACGAAAGTCAGTGTCGTTTTTCCAAAGCAGCAGATTAATTATTGA